In a single window of the Scyliorhinus canicula chromosome 1, sScyCan1.1, whole genome shotgun sequence genome:
- the LOC119967886 gene encoding spore germination protein 270-11-like: MVTRSTKIQHFIGFLVISVTLFSYGMGMEMGNENEGSTSSPWNTTDYYMTTNSYGNMTANTTDFPANFSCQTFNCSGYNCYEDYNNWEECLETQMYCELYRSSNVSYWAGCSDSCAGTTNICQNSSLDMCTMECCNTTLCLLLNGEIQEYIEEMLMTTDQPMETTVEMTTPTTTPTTTPTTTPTTTPTTTPTTTPTTTPTTTPTTTPTTTPTTTPTTIGSGNKCAVISCVGSDCYKNQDQGDMYCPIGMDYCKLQQNTATSTWTSSCDNSCNTVSTGCSSSSSSSTCVQECCTATTSSCLKLDGNDNLLGSASMTESMKLMVYTIAVFILTNHFAPFSF; this comes from the exons GTTTTCTTGTGATTAGCGTTACATTATTCAGCTATGGGATGGGCATGGAAATGGGAAACGAAAATGAAG GCAGTACATCATCTCCTTGGAATACAACTGATTATTACATGACGACAAATTCTTATGGAAATATGACAGCGAATACAACTGATTTTCCAGCTAAC TTCTCCTGCCAAACATTTAACTGTTCAGGATACAACTGCTATGAAGATTATAACAACTGGGAGGAATGCCTTGAGACTCAAATGTACTGTGAG CTGTACCGTTCCTCCAACGTTTCCTACTGGGCAGGTTGCAGCGATAGCTGTGCAGGCACAACCAACATCTGTCAGAATTCCTCCCTGGATATGTGTACGATGGAGTGTTGCAATACAACTCTCTGCCTGCTGCTGAATGGCGAAATTCAGGAATATATCGAAG AAATGCTAATGACAACCGATCAACCAATGGAAACCACTGTTGAAATGACAACACCAACAACAACGCCAACAACAACGCCAACAACAACGCCAACAACGACACCAACCACGACACCAACCACGACACCAACCACGACACCAACGACGACACCAACGACAACACCAACAACGACACCGACAACCACCCCTACAACAATCGGCAGT GGAAACAAGTGCGCTGTGATCAGCTGTGTTGGAAGTGACTGCTACAAAAACCAGGATCAGGGTGACATGTACTGCCCTATCGGCATGGACTACTGCAAG CTGCAACAGAATACAGCGACTAGCACATGGACAAGTAGCTGCGACAACTCTTGCAACACTGTGTCGACTGGGTGCTCATCTAGCAGCAGTTCGTCAACATGTGTCCAGGAGTGCTGCACGGCCACCACGAGTTCCTGTCTGAAATTAGATGGAAACGATAATTTACTTGGATCTGCAAGTATGACAGAATCTATGAAGCTGATGGTTTATAcaattgctgtgtttattttGACTAATCACTTTGCACCCTTTAGTTTCTAA